The Streptomyces sp. NBC_00306 sequence AAGGAGGTCTCGTGATCTCGGCACTCAACCAGCTTGTCGATCTCGTCGAGGAGCACCTCGGCGATGAGTCCGACGTCCAGGCGCTTGCCGTGCGGCTCGGCACGACCGAATACCACCTGCGACGGATGTTCTCGTCGTTGGCCGGCATGCCGCTGTCGGAGTACGTGCGCCGACGCCGTATGACCCTCGCCGCCGCCGATGTCGTCCAGGGCGAAGGCGACTTGCTGAGCATCGCCGTCCGGTACGGGTACGGCTCGGCCGAGGCGTTCGGCCGTGCCTTTCGTGCCGTCCACGGCGTCGGCCCCGGTGACGTGCGCCGCGACGGAGGCCCCCTGCGCACACAACCACAGCTCAGGTTCCGCCTGACCGTCGAAGGGAGCACCCCCATGGACACCCGCCTCGTCGAACGCCCCGCGTTCCGCCTGGTCGGACACGCGGCCCGGGTCCCGCTCATCCACCAGGGCATCAACCCGCACATCCAGCAGCACATCACCGCACTGCCGCAGGAGGAGCACCTCCGGCTGAAGGCGCTCAGCGACACCGACCCGGGCGGCCTGCTTCAGGTCTGCGACGACCTCGACCCCGACAGCACGGAGGGGAGCGAACTGACCTACCTGCACGGGGTCGCCGTCTCACGGGACACGCCGGCCCCCGGCGACCTCGACGCCATCGAGGTACCGGCCGGCAAGTGGGCGGTCTTCCGTACCGCCGGACCGCATCCCCAGGCCCTGCAGACGACGTGGGCGGCGACCGCGACCGAGTGGTTCCCCTCCAATCCGTGGCGTCTCCGGCCGGGTCCCTCGCTCGTTGCGATCCTCGAGCGCGCGGACGACTTCAGCTCCGCGACCTGCGAACTGTGGCTGCCCGTGGAACCCGCGTGAGGTGAGGCTCGCGAACTCCTCGCAGCGGGTGCCGCAGGTTCGGATCCTGCCGGCGGCGCACCGGTCAAAAGGGCCCCGGACCGATCATGGTCCGGGGCCTTTGACATCCACAGATGCCATCGGCGCGGGCGGCATCGAGCGAACGTCGAGGGCGATTCGCAGACGAGGTGACCAAGGGCGGGCCAACGGGAATCCACGGCGAGACGTAGACCTTGCGCCCGGCGAAGGAGAGGCGGCCGCCTCTGGGACCGGGAGAACAGCGCGTTGCCCAGAGCCACCTGGGCCGTGCCCTACTCAGAACGGCAGAGGAGTGGCATCCTGCTTGATCCTGCAACAGAAGGCACAGTGAGTGGCAAAGCGACCGGATCCCAAAGCCAAGGCCTTTGCTCGTTATGTGAGCAACAACGCGACCAGAGCGGGTTACGCCATGAACTCCTCGTCTGGAGACGGCAAGGCCAAGCTCGCCCAAGCGGCACAGATGCCGGAGGCCGACATATCCAGAATCCTCGCGGGAGAGTACGAGGTCCCGACCGACCTGCTCAAACCCTTGGCGGCGGCCCTGGACATCCCGCAAAAGGATCCACTCCGGGCGGCCGGGATACTGGAGGACACACCCGCGCAAGCGAACCGCCCCCTGACCGTGCAGCTTGCCGCGCAGCGGCTCGGCATCAAGTCCCCGAAGAACGCGGCGGCCTTCGAGGTTCTCGTCACGGCTCTGGTGGAAGCGGAAAAGCGACACCGTTGACCTGGTGAGATCTCTGCCGCA is a genomic window containing:
- a CDS encoding AraC family transcriptional regulator is translated as MISALNQLVDLVEEHLGDESDVQALAVRLGTTEYHLRRMFSSLAGMPLSEYVRRRRMTLAAADVVQGEGDLLSIAVRYGYGSAEAFGRAFRAVHGVGPGDVRRDGGPLRTQPQLRFRLTVEGSTPMDTRLVERPAFRLVGHAARVPLIHQGINPHIQQHITALPQEEHLRLKALSDTDPGGLLQVCDDLDPDSTEGSELTYLHGVAVSRDTPAPGDLDAIEVPAGKWAVFRTAGPHPQALQTTWAATATEWFPSNPWRLRPGPSLVAILERADDFSSATCELWLPVEPA